A single region of the Candidatus Gracilibacteria bacterium genome encodes:
- a CDS encoding DUF5677 domain-containing protein yields MNKTNIEEFDFSKDKIKNKYKKIRSKIKLAISSKYKLDERYYSLFKNRVKVDFPDFFRLISEIESTLNINKTRKYLIDKEKEIRKSGKSNKDINLFFLTKILEVCVKKKTFFLSPDSIQKTVKIVEKNVLSKFSKKIIKKLMRVSMRMLPLQKICRGKFENALYIRWKDPLDLLECLIEFSIVAGEEHKNKLTKTLDRNNDYYKKNVLIKIHARALQISNEIFVLLKSGYADGANARWRSLHELAVIAFFLKQNNDEVSKRYLEHEAIKRFKEAKDYKKIYEKFGYLPFDRKEFNKIEKEHDDLIGKYGKEFEYMNGFEWIPKIILSNRNFRELEEYVNFSDFRVFYNLSCNAVHGGARGFYRLGLMNKHQNSLHLVGSSNYGLADPIGNTALSLFYINYCLFVMEPDFMSIIQMQTMSSYVNELRPKVIKIQKQIEKEDFLLNSVHKAKLIRKPR; encoded by the coding sequence TTGAATAAAACTAATATTGAAGAATTCGATTTTTCAAAAGATAAAATTAAAAATAAATATAAAAAAATAAGAAGTAAAATTAAACTTGCAATTTCCTCGAAATATAAGCTCGATGAGAGATATTATTCTCTATTTAAGAATCGGGTAAAAGTTGATTTTCCGGATTTTTTTAGATTAATTTCTGAAATAGAAAGCACTCTAAATATAAATAAAACGAGAAAATATTTAATAGATAAAGAAAAAGAGATTAGAAAGTCTGGAAAATCTAATAAAGATATTAATTTATTTTTTTTAACCAAGATTCTTGAAGTGTGTGTGAAAAAAAAGACATTTTTTCTAAGCCCTGATAGTATTCAAAAAACGGTTAAAATTGTCGAAAAAAATGTTCTATCTAAATTTTCTAAAAAAATTATTAAAAAATTAATGAGAGTTAGTATGAGAATGTTGCCTTTACAGAAAATTTGCCGAGGGAAGTTTGAGAATGCACTTTATATTCGATGGAAAGACCCCCTTGATTTGTTGGAATGTTTGATTGAGTTTTCTATTGTAGCAGGGGAAGAACATAAAAATAAATTAACTAAAACACTTGATAGGAATAATGATTATTATAAAAAAAATGTTTTAATAAAAATTCATGCTCGAGCCTTGCAAATATCCAATGAAATTTTTGTTTTATTGAAATCTGGTTATGCCGATGGTGCAAATGCGAGGTGGCGGAGCCTTCATGAACTAGCAGTTATTGCTTTCTTTTTAAAGCAGAATAATGATGAAGTATCAAAAAGATATTTAGAACATGAGGCTATTAAAAGATTTAAAGAGGCAAAAGATTATAAAAAGATTTATGAAAAATTTGGGTATCTTCCCTTTGACAGGAAGGAATTTAATAAAATAGAAAAAGAACATGATGATTTGATCGGAAAATACGGCAAAGAATTTGAATATATGAATGGCTTTGAGTGGATCCCTAAAATAATCTTATCGAATCGTAATTTTCGAGAATTAGAAGAATATGTTAATTTTTCAGATTTTCGTGTTTTTTATAATTTGTCGTGTAATGCTGTTCATGGCGGGGCAAGAGGTTTTTATCGTTTAGGGTTAATGAATAAACATCAAAACAGTTTGCATTTAGTTGGATCAAGTAATTATGGGCTTGCAGACCCGATTGGAAATACTGCCCTTTCTTTATTTTATATAAATTATTGTTTATTTGTAATGGAACCAGATTTTATGAGTATTATACAAATGCAAACAATGAGTAGTTATGTTAATGAGTTGCGTCCTAAAGTGATTAAAATTCAAAAACAAATAGAAAAGGAGGATTTTTTGTTAAATTCAGTTCATAAGGCGAAATTAATTCGGAAACCTCGTTAA
- a CDS encoding S-layer homology domain-containing protein, whose product MKKFSVFVSLFLFGLFLSPALTQAGALYDDVYDTDSAVEALTYLTDYGVVEGYGDGTFHPLGLINRAEFTKMVVEGVLGVTPDETFYRNCFPDVNDEWYAKYVCYAKGLGWVEGYPDGFHPADNIMRSEAVKIVGEAYEWENLGTLEYSRFSDNQAESAWFHPYLMKAEERGLFDTLDYYISPNELITRKQMSVLLYRAMNNEAGTPVEVASLSGEDLSYEDVLATGLTANYPGDMDFPAYSQSGWSYGCYTFAVKNVLAFKYDFILNVSEMQDRIGWDGAFIWTPEEAQNFATEYDVDDVFTYNGTAEFFLKKLAMGDPMVLYIPYYVGSENIGHQVAAYSFDENGVWIADSLSGGVQRQIPWSDVFVDGAHFTTNLTELRQMKGGAEYKTQGF is encoded by the coding sequence ATGAAAAAATTTTCTGTTTTTGTTTCGTTGTTTTTGTTTGGCCTTTTTTTAAGTCCTGCGCTCACGCAGGCCGGAGCGTTGTATGATGATGTTTATGATACGGATTCGGCGGTTGAGGCGCTTACGTATTTAACGGATTATGGCGTGGTGGAGGGATATGGCGATGGGACTTTTCATCCGCTCGGGTTGATCAATCGTGCGGAATTTACAAAAATGGTGGTGGAAGGCGTGTTGGGGGTGACACCGGATGAGACGTTTTACCGGAATTGTTTCCCGGACGTGAACGACGAGTGGTATGCCAAATATGTGTGTTATGCCAAGGGGTTGGGATGGGTGGAAGGGTATCCGGACGGGTTCCATCCCGCGGATAATATTATGCGTTCCGAAGCGGTTAAAATCGTGGGCGAAGCGTATGAATGGGAAAATTTGGGTACATTGGAGTATAGCCGTTTTTCTGATAATCAGGCTGAAAGCGCTTGGTTTCATCCCTATTTGATGAAGGCCGAAGAACGCGGACTTTTTGATACGCTCGATTATTATATCTCTCCGAATGAATTGATTACGCGCAAGCAAATGAGTGTGTTGTTGTATCGTGCCATGAATAATGAGGCCGGAACGCCGGTGGAGGTGGCGTCGTTGTCCGGAGAGGATCTTTCGTATGAGGATGTGTTGGCCACCGGGCTCACGGCGAATTATCCGGGAGATATGGATTTTCCGGCGTATTCGCAGAGCGGTTGGTCTTACGGGTGTTACACGTTTGCGGTGAAAAATGTATTGGCTTTCAAGTATGATTTTATTTTGAATGTATCGGAAATGCAGGATCGAATCGGATGGGATGGCGCGTTTATTTGGACACCCGAGGAAGCGCAAAATTTTGCAACCGAATACGATGTGGATGATGTTTTTACCTACAACGGGACTGCGGAATTTTTCTTGAAAAAACTCGCGATGGGGGATCCCATGGTTTTGTATATTCCTTATTATGTGGGGAGTGAAAATATTGGACATCAAGTTGCGGCGTATTCGTTTGATGAAAATGGCGTGTGGATTGCGGACAGTTTGAGCGGCGGGGTGCAACGTCAAATTCCCTGGAGCGATGTGTTTGTGGATGGAGCGCATTTTACCACCAATCTCACCGAGCTTCGTCAAATGAAGGGCGGGGCAGAGTACAAAACGCAGGGATTTTAG
- a CDS encoding tRNA-dihydrouridine synthase, whose translation MNRGFFSTLKKPIIALAPMDGVTDQPFRHMMCKYSHPSFMVTEFTDAEGLAHGNLQSFNAFYFTPAEQPLVAQIHGITPEGFYKAAILIGHLGFDGLDLNMGCSDPRIIKKGSGAALIQNRVLAKELIQSAQKGLQDFANGITVEEAGIHPDILAAIKARQIQPTAPRLLPLSIKTRLGFHRIAIKSWIPFLLEQKPAVIALHGRTFAQLYRGEANWEAIMAAAELAHETKTWLFGNGDIKSYNDAIEKIKTFGVDGVLVGRSVQGNPWFFSDHQPTPEESMLAAIEHTHYLETQCPEIHFQRIRKHLGWYCHHLPGSRKLRNELMQVETATEVEEKIKNFLKGIL comes from the coding sequence ATGAATCGTGGATTTTTCTCAACCCTCAAAAAACCCATCATTGCCCTGGCCCCCATGGACGGCGTCACCGACCAACCGTTCCGACATATGATGTGCAAATACAGCCACCCCTCGTTCATGGTCACGGAATTTACGGATGCGGAAGGCTTGGCGCACGGCAATTTGCAAAGCTTCAACGCTTTTTATTTTACTCCTGCTGAACAGCCCTTGGTGGCTCAAATTCACGGCATCACCCCTGAAGGATTTTACAAAGCCGCCATCTTAATCGGACATCTCGGCTTCGACGGCCTCGACCTTAATATGGGATGTTCAGACCCTCGCATCATTAAAAAAGGCTCCGGCGCCGCGTTGATTCAAAACCGCGTGCTCGCCAAAGAACTCATTCAAAGCGCCCAAAAAGGGCTCCAAGACTTCGCGAATGGCATCACCGTCGAAGAAGCCGGCATCCATCCCGACATCTTAGCCGCCATCAAAGCGCGCCAAATCCAACCCACTGCCCCTCGCCTCCTCCCGCTCTCCATTAAAACGCGTCTGGGCTTTCACCGAATCGCCATCAAATCCTGGATCCCCTTTTTATTGGAACAAAAACCTGCAGTCATCGCTCTGCACGGCCGCACGTTTGCGCAACTCTATCGAGGCGAAGCCAATTGGGAAGCCATTATGGCCGCGGCCGAACTCGCGCACGAAACCAAGACCTGGCTGTTTGGAAACGGGGACATCAAAAGTTACAACGATGCGATCGAAAAAATAAAAACCTTTGGTGTGGACGGTGTCTTGGTAGGTCGAAGCGTCCAAGGAAATCCTTGGTTTTTCAGCGATCATCAACCCACCCCGGAAGAAAGCATGCTTGCCGCCATCGAGCACACACACTACTTAGAGACTCAATGCCCGGAAATTCATTTTCAACGCATTCGAAAACACCTGGGCTGGTATTGTCACCACCTTCCGGGTTCGCGCAAACTGAGAAACGAGCTCATGCAAGTCGAAACCGCAACTGAAGTCGAAGAGAAAATCAAGAATTTTTTAAAAGGAATTCTATAA
- a CDS encoding MFS transporter, translating to MKTKNLKNNLWKLYLHEAFAGMFFSVPVIVLFWQNNGLSLTEVMILQSLFAIMAMILEIPTGYFSDIYGRKKTLVMAGICFFLGISTYSVSHNFQQFLIAEAFFALGVALYSGTLSAFVYDTLQDLHQEKCYKKIWGNVLFSGMMALAISNILGGFIAAIDLRYTLYASIPFFALLIPLTLSMHEPKKHKSPTEKGAPKKLQTILKEVLQNKKLQWLIVFSGVIFAFNQSALWLYQPYFKLSGLDVIYFGLVFASFQIMAAFSSKYAHKIEAKIGQKHSLIMLIFLLAGSYFLMSHFVFLFSFSFCFLQQFIRGFKEAVVTDYINALTTSNQRATILSAESFVGRLLYAMLLPLIGWIANLYTLPQTLLLLAGTSLVCGGVILIGLRKVRVI from the coding sequence TTGAAAACCAAAAACCTCAAAAACAACCTCTGGAAACTCTACCTGCACGAAGCGTTTGCCGGCATGTTTTTCTCTGTGCCAGTCATTGTTTTGTTTTGGCAAAATAATGGCCTGAGCCTAACCGAAGTCATGATTTTACAATCGCTCTTTGCGATCATGGCCATGATTCTCGAAATCCCCACCGGCTATTTCTCGGATATTTATGGACGAAAAAAAACATTGGTTATGGCCGGAATATGCTTTTTCCTAGGAATTTCCACCTACAGCGTGAGCCATAATTTTCAGCAATTTTTAATAGCCGAAGCGTTTTTTGCACTCGGGGTCGCCCTCTACTCCGGAACTCTATCTGCCTTTGTTTACGATACGCTTCAAGACCTTCATCAAGAAAAATGTTATAAAAAAATCTGGGGCAATGTTCTATTTTCCGGGATGATGGCCCTGGCCATTTCCAATATTTTGGGAGGCTTCATCGCCGCGATTGATTTGAGATACACGTTGTACGCTTCCATCCCCTTTTTCGCCTTATTGATCCCTCTGACGCTCTCCATGCACGAGCCGAAAAAGCATAAATCCCCTACTGAAAAAGGCGCTCCAAAAAAACTACAAACCATCCTAAAAGAAGTGCTTCAAAATAAAAAACTCCAATGGCTGATTGTTTTTTCAGGCGTAATTTTTGCCTTCAATCAATCCGCGTTGTGGCTCTATCAACCCTATTTTAAATTGTCGGGACTCGATGTTATTTATTTCGGCCTTGTATTTGCCAGCTTCCAGATCATGGCCGCCTTTTCATCAAAATACGCGCATAAAATCGAAGCAAAAATCGGGCAAAAACATTCACTGATCATGCTGATATTTCTCCTGGCAGGAAGCTATTTTTTAATGAGCCATTTCGTATTTCTCTTCAGTTTTTCATTCTGTTTTTTACAACAATTCATACGAGGATTTAAAGAGGCCGTCGTAACCGACTACATCAACGCCCTCACCACCTCTAACCAAAGAGCCACCATCCTCTCGGCGGAAAGTTTTGTCGGAAGATTACTGTACGCAATGCTCCTCCCGCTCATCGGCTGGATCGCAAACCTCTACACCCTACCTCAAACCCTCCTCCTCTTGGCTGGGACAAGCCTGGTGTGCGGAGGAGTAATTTTAATAGGGTTGAGGAAAGTGAGAGTGATATAA
- the hisIE gene encoding bifunctional phosphoribosyl-AMP cyclohydrolase/phosphoribosyl-ATP diphosphatase HisIE — MNNNTFNSSILDFDKLNGLIPAVIQDVTTREVLMVGFMNKVAVEKTLADQRVTFWSRTKQRLWQKGEESGHFLKVRDIKVDCDQDTILVLAEPMGPTCHTGERTCFGENSRGIGFLGALFDLIQWRKQECPKGSYTTSLFEKGLPEILAKVEEESEEVCRAAREETRERLAEETADLLYHTWVLLAEKKVSLEEVVAVLEKRAEKK, encoded by the coding sequence ATGAACAATAACACTTTTAATTCTTCGATTCTCGATTTTGATAAATTGAACGGCCTGATTCCGGCTGTGATTCAGGATGTGACCACGCGCGAGGTGTTGATGGTGGGTTTTATGAATAAAGTCGCTGTGGAAAAAACTCTCGCGGATCAACGCGTGACGTTTTGGAGTCGGACCAAGCAACGGTTGTGGCAAAAAGGAGAAGAGTCAGGGCATTTTCTCAAGGTTCGCGATATTAAAGTGGATTGCGATCAAGATACGATCCTCGTTTTGGCAGAGCCCATGGGCCCAACGTGTCACACCGGGGAACGCACTTGTTTTGGAGAAAACAGTCGCGGGATTGGATTTTTGGGCGCGTTGTTTGATTTGATCCAATGGCGTAAACAAGAATGTCCTAAAGGCTCTTACACCACGTCACTGTTTGAAAAAGGGCTTCCTGAAATTCTTGCAAAAGTTGAAGAAGAATCTGAGGAAGTTTGTCGTGCGGCTCGTGAAGAAACGCGTGAACGTTTGGCTGAAGAAACTGCGGATTTGCTCTATCACACGTGGGTTTTGCTCGCAGAAAAGAAGGTGTCTCTGGAGGAGGTTGTTGCGGTTTTGGAGAAGCGCGCAGAGAAAAAATAG
- the hisF gene encoding imidazole glycerol phosphate synthase subunit HisF, with product MKKTIFIPAIDLIGGRCVRLTQGAYDACTSYDSSPIQMARLFERMGYEWLHIIDLEGARAGELKNLKIIREIVAQTSLKVQVGGGIRSLSAIKELLNSGVARVLIGSLAVKEPDVVAQAIQQFGTERIAVAMDVRGGEVCISGWEEKTGLAPEIFVEKMKTLGVTVILCTDIESDGMMKGPNVELYARLVREFPGIKWIAAGGVSFRDRERLQQVGVDFAVMGKAFYEGNFLAKRVIPCLDIKEGRVVKGASFTNLKDAGDPVKLAAFYDREGADELVFLDITATSDKRKMVADLAQRVSKAISIPFTIGGGISTVEDVKNALQAGADKVSIESAAVLNPGLVSEAAALCGSQAVVISVSPRRAKSGWEIFIKGGRENTGRDLVEFLREMQERGAGEILLNSVDEDGQGNGYDLEMLKAARDVLTIPLIASSGAGELEHFYDGIAQGGADAVLAASVFHYGKFSVQEVKNYLSTKGVCMRNFSPALYKKGVPLPPRSS from the coding sequence ATGAAAAAAACTATTTTTATTCCCGCAATTGATCTCATTGGTGGGCGCTGTGTGCGGCTTACTCAAGGCGCGTATGACGCGTGTACGTCGTACGATTCTTCGCCGATTCAAATGGCGCGTTTGTTTGAACGTATGGGTTATGAATGGTTGCACATCATTGATTTGGAAGGCGCGCGCGCCGGAGAGTTGAAAAATTTAAAAATCATTCGCGAAATCGTGGCGCAGACTTCTTTGAAAGTGCAGGTTGGAGGAGGGATTCGGTCGTTGTCTGCGATAAAGGAATTATTGAACAGTGGCGTGGCTCGTGTTTTGATTGGAAGTCTTGCGGTCAAGGAACCGGACGTGGTTGCGCAGGCGATTCAGCAATTTGGGACCGAGCGAATCGCGGTGGCCATGGATGTGCGCGGAGGGGAGGTGTGCATTTCGGGGTGGGAAGAAAAAACGGGTTTGGCGCCGGAGATTTTTGTGGAGAAAATGAAGACACTTGGGGTGACGGTGATTTTGTGCACGGATATTGAAAGTGATGGCATGATGAAAGGTCCGAATGTGGAGTTGTATGCGCGATTGGTCCGTGAATTTCCGGGAATAAAATGGATTGCGGCCGGAGGGGTTTCGTTCCGAGATCGGGAACGATTGCAACAAGTTGGCGTGGATTTTGCGGTGATGGGAAAAGCGTTTTATGAGGGAAATTTTTTGGCAAAACGCGTGATCCCGTGTTTGGATATTAAAGAGGGACGTGTGGTGAAGGGCGCGAGTTTTACGAATTTGAAAGATGCCGGAGATCCGGTGAAATTGGCGGCTTTTTATGATCGCGAAGGCGCGGATGAATTGGTATTTTTGGATATTACCGCTACGTCCGACAAACGAAAAATGGTGGCGGATTTAGCTCAGCGTGTGTCTAAGGCGATTTCAATTCCGTTCACGATTGGAGGAGGGATTTCAACGGTTGAGGATGTAAAAAATGCATTGCAGGCGGGCGCGGATAAGGTTTCGATTGAGTCTGCGGCGGTGCTGAATCCGGGATTGGTGAGTGAAGCGGCGGCGTTGTGCGGATCGCAGGCCGTGGTGATTTCAGTGTCGCCTCGTCGTGCGAAAAGTGGTTGGGAAATTTTTATCAAAGGCGGTCGTGAAAATACGGGACGAGATTTGGTGGAATTTTTGCGAGAGATGCAGGAACGAGGCGCCGGAGAAATTTTACTCAATTCCGTGGATGAAGATGGACAAGGAAATGGGTATGATTTGGAAATGTTGAAGGCTGCGCGAGACGTTTTGACGATTCCGTTGATTGCATCGAGTGGAGCCGGGGAGTTAGAGCATTTTTATGACGGGATTGCGCAAGGTGGGGCAGATGCGGTTTTGGCAGCGTCGGTGTTTCACTATGGGAAATTTTCGGTGCAGGAAGTGAAAAATTATTTGAGCACGAAAGGAGTATGTATGAGAAATTTTTCTCCTGCTCTATATAAAAAGGGGGTCCCCCTGCCCCCGCGATCATCGTAG